The Solidesulfovibrio sp. genome has a window encoding:
- a CDS encoding FkbM family methyltransferase, which produces MSLEKMIRETPLWRPCGFPFWSRNITLVCYAEDLPAIGDIVGDAITRLCKAVLLVDHDTTSPRELRSATDGAGAAIPIDSLRKLPSLINTDIVFFGKAFEYKKLVSGCESIQHFGFHSFFVYMPIPYNYGITTTHIPDYLADNRKNLEFAYALLEDEESKRIFAARIRAIITGNIGYIRLSRFSEYYHPLVRPQAGDIILDGGMSSYIEPQLEFCQTIGDAGHLYGFEPEPNGFNKALAQIQARPDIANFTIVPLGLWEEDTTLQFTVMGPGSHVGLGGEGAVVDCRMTTIDNFVREHKIQHVSLIKLDVEGSELQALRAGIETIMAFKPRLAISLYHLPQDLYELPFFIKTLLPDCKFYLGHHHPSLHETILYVLPE; this is translated from the coding sequence ATGTCGCTCGAAAAAATGATCCGGGAAACACCGCTTTGGCGGCCTTGCGGTTTCCCGTTCTGGTCCCGCAACATCACCCTGGTCTGTTATGCCGAAGACCTGCCCGCCATCGGCGACATCGTCGGCGATGCAATCACCCGCCTATGCAAAGCCGTTTTGCTGGTCGACCACGACACGACGTCGCCCCGCGAACTCCGCTCCGCCACGGACGGCGCGGGCGCGGCCATCCCCATCGACAGCCTGCGCAAGCTCCCGTCCCTGATCAATACCGACATTGTGTTCTTCGGCAAGGCGTTCGAATACAAGAAGCTCGTCAGCGGCTGCGAAAGCATCCAACACTTCGGGTTTCATTCTTTTTTCGTCTACATGCCCATTCCGTACAACTACGGCATCACGACAACGCACATCCCGGACTACCTCGCGGACAACAGGAAGAATCTCGAATTCGCCTATGCGCTGCTCGAGGATGAGGAGAGCAAAAGGATTTTCGCGGCCAGAATCCGCGCGATCATCACCGGCAATATCGGCTATATCCGCCTGTCCCGGTTTTCGGAGTATTACCACCCGCTGGTGCGGCCCCAAGCCGGCGACATCATTCTCGACGGCGGCATGTCGTCCTACATCGAGCCACAGTTGGAATTTTGCCAGACCATCGGCGACGCGGGGCATCTCTACGGCTTCGAGCCCGAGCCCAACGGCTTCAACAAAGCCCTCGCACAGATCCAGGCACGCCCGGACATCGCCAATTTCACCATCGTTCCGCTGGGGCTGTGGGAAGAGGACACCACGCTGCAGTTTACCGTGATGGGCCCCGGCTCCCACGTCGGCCTCGGCGGGGAGGGCGCCGTCGTGGATTGCCGGATGACGACCATCGACAACTTCGTGCGCGAACACAAGATCCAACACGTCAGCCTCATCAAGCTCGACGTCGAGGGATCCGAGCTCCAGGCCCTGCGCGCCGGCATCGAGACCATCATGGCCTTCAAGCCCCGGCTGGCCATCTCCCTCTATCACCTGCCCCAGGATCTCTACGAACTGCCGTTTTTCATCAAAACGCTCCTGCCCGACTGCAAGTTCTACCTTGGCCACCACCACCCGTCCCTGCACGAGACGATACTGTACGTCCTGCCCGAGTGA
- a CDS encoding MBL fold metallo-hydrolase gives MLSRRFFLQGAALAALGTVLEGSARPASAVPAARGSRQVPGYFRLLLGDVEVTALYDGGVPISPALLHGASPEAIDAALEEAFVDPRAGALTSINAFLVNGGQGLVLVDTGVGTYFGDKAGLLTANIEAAGYKPEQIEAVLLTHLHSDHALGLVDGAGKALFPKSKVRVHEADAAYWLAPGAENRVTEGQRKVLPALRAAVAPYQAAGTLTTFATGEAPFPGVAAELFAGHTPGHCGYRVRSKEESILFWGDIAHCLAVQFPLPQVTIDFDTDQPRAAADRRALLARAAAEKGYVAGAHLPFPGIGRIRPAGSGYAWVPALYAAG, from the coding sequence ATGCTCAGCAGGCGCTTTTTCCTTCAGGGAGCGGCTCTGGCCGCCCTGGGTACGGTGCTGGAAGGCTCGGCCCGGCCGGCGTCGGCCGTCCCGGCGGCCCGGGGTTCGCGCCAGGTGCCGGGCTATTTCCGGCTGCTGCTCGGTGACGTGGAAGTCACGGCCCTCTACGACGGCGGTGTGCCCATCTCGCCGGCGCTGTTGCACGGGGCCTCGCCCGAGGCCATCGACGCCGCCTTGGAGGAGGCCTTCGTCGATCCCCGGGCCGGCGCGCTCACGTCCATCAACGCCTTCCTGGTCAACGGCGGCCAGGGCCTGGTGCTCGTCGACACCGGCGTGGGCACGTATTTCGGGGACAAGGCCGGGCTGCTTACCGCCAACATCGAGGCCGCCGGCTACAAGCCCGAGCAGATCGAAGCCGTGCTGCTCACCCATCTGCACTCGGACCACGCCCTGGGCCTGGTGGACGGCGCGGGCAAGGCGCTCTTTCCCAAGTCCAAAGTCCGCGTCCACGAGGCCGACGCCGCCTACTGGCTGGCTCCCGGGGCGGAAAACCGCGTGACCGAGGGGCAGCGCAAGGTGCTGCCGGCGCTGCGGGCCGCCGTGGCCCCGTATCAGGCCGCCGGGACGCTGACGACCTTCGCCACGGGCGAGGCCCCGTTCCCGGGCGTCGCGGCGGAGCTTTTCGCCGGCCACACACCCGGGCACTGCGGCTACCGGGTACGGTCCAAAGAGGAAAGCATCCTTTTCTGGGGGGATATCGCCCATTGCCTGGCCGTACAGTTTCCCCTGCCCCAGGTGACCATCGACTTCGACACCGACCAGCCTCGGGCGGCGGCGGACCGTCGGGCGCTTCTGGCCCGGGCGGCCGCGGAGAAAGGGTATGTGGCCGGAGCGCATTTGCCCTTTCCGGGCATCGGGCGCATCCGGCCGGCCGGCTCGGGCTATGCCTGGGTGCCGGCGCTGTACGCGGCCGGATAA
- a CDS encoding MFS transporter — translation MPSELLRNAAFTRFWSSRAASGFAYHMSAVAIGWQVYALTGDVFDLGLVGLVEFLPQFLLTLVVGQVADRFDRGRIVCVCQALQGLALATLLAGVPGGWLGVGGIFACVAAIGASRAFETPSMQALLPTIAPPGLFPRMLTFSASVWKTAMILGPAAGGLLYLAGPAAVYATAATIFLLAALTAAGIPRSAKPSTRQPATWTSALEGLRFIRKRPVIFGAISMDLFSVLLGGATALLPVYAKDILQTGPWGLGLMRAAPSIGALAMSLYLTGRPLTRRVGKTMYAAVALFGLGTIVFGLSRWLPLSVAALTVLGASDMVSVVVRSTLIQIDTPDELRGRVSAVNAVFIGTSNQLGDFESGLAAALLGAVGAVVLGGVGTLAVVGLWMVLFPGLYRRDSLLGDSAALETT, via the coding sequence ATGCCGTCGGAACTGTTGCGAAACGCCGCCTTCACCCGCTTCTGGTCCTCCCGCGCCGCCTCGGGATTCGCCTACCACATGTCCGCCGTGGCCATCGGCTGGCAGGTCTACGCCCTGACCGGCGACGTGTTCGACCTGGGGCTGGTGGGCCTGGTGGAATTTTTGCCCCAATTCCTGCTCACCCTGGTCGTGGGCCAGGTGGCCGACCGGTTCGACCGGGGCCGCATCGTCTGCGTTTGCCAGGCGCTCCAGGGCCTGGCCCTGGCCACGCTGTTGGCCGGCGTGCCGGGGGGCTGGCTGGGCGTTGGCGGCATCTTCGCCTGCGTGGCCGCCATCGGCGCCTCCCGGGCCTTCGAGACGCCGTCCATGCAGGCCCTGCTGCCGACCATCGCGCCGCCGGGCCTGTTCCCCCGCATGCTGACCTTCAGCGCCTCGGTCTGGAAGACGGCCATGATCCTCGGCCCGGCCGCCGGCGGCCTGCTCTACCTGGCCGGCCCGGCCGCGGTCTACGCCACGGCGGCGACGATCTTCCTGCTGGCCGCCCTGACCGCCGCCGGCATCCCCAGGAGCGCCAAACCCTCCACCCGCCAGCCGGCCACCTGGACCAGCGCCCTGGAAGGCCTGCGGTTCATCCGCAAACGGCCGGTCATTTTCGGCGCCATCTCCATGGACCTTTTCTCCGTGCTCCTCGGCGGAGCCACGGCCTTGCTGCCGGTCTACGCCAAGGACATCCTGCAGACCGGGCCGTGGGGACTGGGGCTCATGCGGGCGGCGCCGTCCATCGGGGCGCTGGCCATGTCGCTGTACCTCACGGGGCGCCCCCTCACCCGGCGGGTGGGCAAGACCATGTACGCGGCCGTGGCGCTTTTCGGGCTCGGCACCATCGTCTTCGGCCTGTCGCGCTGGCTGCCCCTGTCCGTGGCGGCGCTGACGGTCCTCGGCGCCAGCGACATGGTCAGCGTGGTCGTCCGCTCGACCTTGATCCAGATCGACACGCCGGACGAACTGCGCGGCCGGGTCAGCGCCGTCAACGCGGTCTTCATCGGCACCTCCAACCAGCTCGGGGATTTCGAATCCGGGCTCGCGGCCGCGCTGTTGGGGGCGGTGGGGGCGGTGGTCCTCGGGGGCGTGGGCACGCTCGCGGTGGTCGGGCTGTGGATGGTCCTTTTCCCGGGGCTCTACCGCCGGGATTCGCTTCTGGGCGATTCCGCCGCCCTCGAGACGACCTGA
- a CDS encoding molybdopterin-dependent oxidoreductase yields MSPAVSSVPVTCTRDCPSACGLLAHVEGGRVVRLTGNPDHPVNRGTACRKVPAFLRRFSSPERVRTPLRRSNGAFVPVSWDEALDELAERLKGAVDRHGPESILHYMGFGERTALKIVNARFFALLGGVTTLAGTLCGGTGYAAQSLDFGPRVSHDPLDLANARTIVLWGRNPVATQPGLMPHLREAKRRGARLILIDPRQSESVALADLHLRPKPGRDAFLALGAAKSILEAGWEDRDFLANHCDNRDAYLALVARHSMEALAVACDVDACAIRELAKAYVAGKPTATLLGWGLHRFTLGHELVRAVDALGAVSGNIGLPGGGVSQGFEEWGPYDPELWGAGLHPPRRTFLMPQIGREILEATEPPIEVAVITAANPVCMAPDSALVAEALDSVPFVVDMNLFLDDTADHADLFLPCAAFFEQRDLVASFGHNHVGPLLPAVPPPGQCRSQFDIFMDLARRFPFARDFVKTDEAWLRLLVRPLLEKGVAWDDLWRGPVRIPDAPMVPWRDKRFDTPTGNFQLMTEVTACSDCRLAIRYPYHLLTPGEAAHLCSERVPGDHGGPVEVAMATEEALRLGIADGGPARLTSELGSLPVTVRHDPGLRRDVVTCPRGGWIKSGQGINRLIPDLVSAVGQGTPYYEARVDVEKAS; encoded by the coding sequence ATGTCGCCTGCGGTTTCGTCCGTTCCCGTCACCTGCACCCGGGATTGCCCCAGCGCTTGCGGCCTGCTCGCCCATGTGGAAGGCGGACGGGTGGTCCGGCTGACCGGCAACCCCGATCACCCCGTCAATCGCGGTACGGCCTGCCGCAAGGTGCCGGCTTTTTTGCGCCGATTCTCCAGCCCCGAGCGCGTGCGCACCCCGCTTCGCCGCAGCAACGGCGCCTTCGTGCCCGTGAGCTGGGACGAGGCCCTCGACGAGTTGGCCGAGCGCCTCAAAGGCGCCGTGGACCGCCACGGCCCGGAATCCATCCTCCATTACATGGGCTTTGGCGAACGAACGGCGCTGAAAATCGTCAACGCCCGTTTTTTCGCTCTGCTCGGCGGCGTGACGACCCTGGCCGGCACCTTGTGCGGCGGTACGGGCTATGCCGCCCAGAGCCTGGATTTCGGCCCGCGCGTTTCCCACGACCCCCTGGACCTGGCCAACGCCCGCACCATCGTGCTGTGGGGCCGCAATCCCGTGGCCACCCAGCCCGGCCTCATGCCCCACCTGCGCGAGGCCAAAAGGCGCGGGGCGCGCCTCATCCTCATCGATCCCCGCCAAAGCGAATCCGTCGCCCTGGCCGACCTCCACCTGCGCCCCAAGCCCGGGCGCGACGCCTTCCTGGCCCTGGGCGCGGCCAAGAGCATCCTGGAGGCCGGCTGGGAGGACCGGGATTTCCTGGCCAACCACTGCGACAACCGCGACGCCTACCTGGCCCTTGTGGCCCGCCACTCCATGGAGGCGCTGGCCGTTGCCTGCGACGTGGACGCCTGCGCCATCCGCGAACTGGCCAAGGCCTACGTCGCCGGCAAACCCACGGCCACGCTGCTCGGCTGGGGCCTGCACCGCTTCACCCTGGGCCATGAACTGGTGCGCGCCGTGGACGCCCTGGGTGCGGTTTCCGGCAATATCGGCCTGCCCGGCGGCGGCGTGTCCCAGGGCTTCGAGGAGTGGGGGCCCTATGACCCCGAACTGTGGGGCGCGGGGCTCCATCCGCCGCGCCGCACGTTCCTCATGCCGCAAATCGGCCGGGAGATTCTCGAGGCCACGGAGCCGCCCATCGAGGTGGCCGTCATCACCGCCGCCAACCCGGTGTGCATGGCCCCGGACAGCGCGCTCGTGGCCGAGGCCCTGGACAGCGTCCCCTTTGTCGTCGACATGAACCTCTTTCTCGACGACACGGCCGACCATGCCGACCTGTTTCTGCCCTGCGCCGCCTTTTTCGAGCAGCGCGACCTGGTGGCCAGCTTCGGCCACAACCACGTGGGGCCGCTGCTTCCGGCCGTGCCGCCGCCCGGGCAGTGCCGCTCCCAGTTCGACATCTTCATGGACCTGGCCCGGCGGTTCCCTTTTGCCAGGGACTTCGTCAAGACCGACGAGGCGTGGCTGCGGCTGCTCGTGCGGCCGCTGCTGGAAAAGGGCGTGGCCTGGGACGACCTCTGGCGGGGGCCGGTGCGCATCCCCGACGCGCCCATGGTGCCCTGGCGCGACAAGCGCTTCGACACGCCCACGGGCAACTTCCAACTGATGACCGAAGTCACGGCCTGTTCGGACTGCCGCCTGGCCATCCGCTACCCCTACCATCTCCTGACCCCGGGCGAGGCGGCCCATCTGTGTTCCGAGCGGGTGCCCGGCGACCACGGCGGCCCGGTGGAGGTGGCCATGGCCACGGAGGAGGCCCTGCGCCTGGGCATCGCCGACGGCGGGCCGGCGCGGCTGACGAGCGAACTGGGGAGCCTTCCGGTCACCGTGCGCCACGACCCGGGCCTGCGCCGGGACGTGGTGACCTGCCCGCGCGGCGGCTGGATCAAGTCCGGCCAGGGGATCAATCGCCTGATCCCGGACCTGGTCAGCGCCGTGGGCCAGGGCACGCCGTATTACGAGGCCCGGGTGGACGTGGAAAAGGCCTCCTGA
- a CDS encoding tetratricopeptide repeat protein codes for MEAENRISGIFSCKATVKVGFGVTQRTTLSETFWFVKELDTGRFRVQSLDMDFKPQGTPMEIGRDKLFEDYHLEPDLSYRLLSQPLLVGDHYRATAKYVSAEKEYQKIKGIDEDNIRANFGLGLVYLALKKADKAVYIFDRLVRLEETFEPRHKHLFNEFGISLRKQGLFDEALKYYFRARELSPDDDHLLLNIARVYFEQHRLPEAEAAARQALALNPDLAEARRLLDHIWDAPARPAPLPGL; via the coding sequence ATGGAAGCCGAGAACCGCATCTCCGGCATCTTCTCCTGCAAGGCCACCGTCAAGGTCGGTTTCGGCGTCACCCAGCGCACGACGCTTTCGGAAACCTTCTGGTTCGTCAAGGAACTCGATACCGGCCGTTTCCGGGTGCAAAGCCTGGACATGGACTTCAAGCCCCAGGGCACGCCCATGGAGATCGGCCGGGACAAGCTGTTCGAGGACTACCACCTGGAGCCGGACCTGAGCTACCGGCTCCTGAGCCAACCCCTGCTCGTCGGCGACCACTACCGGGCCACGGCCAAGTACGTGAGCGCGGAAAAGGAATACCAGAAGATCAAGGGCATCGACGAGGACAACATCCGGGCCAACTTCGGCCTGGGCCTGGTCTACCTGGCCCTCAAGAAGGCCGACAAGGCCGTGTACATCTTCGACCGGCTGGTGCGCCTGGAAGAGACGTTCGAACCCAGGCACAAGCACCTGTTCAACGAATTCGGCATCAGCCTGCGCAAGCAGGGCCTTTTCGACGAGGCCCTCAAATACTATTTCCGCGCCCGGGAGCTGTCGCCCGACGACGACCACCTGCTCCTCAACATCGCCCGGGTCTACTTCGAGCAACACCGCCTGCCCGAGGCCGAGGCCGCCGCCCGCCAGGCCCTGGCCCTCAATCCCGACCTGGCCGAGGCCAGGCGCCTGCTGGACCACATCTGGGACGCCCCCGCCCGCCCGGCCCCCCTGCCGGGCCTGTGA
- a CDS encoding tetratricopeptide repeat protein: MDCRELSVAILTNNVHHAARDRQCCLKLHFHDVRVFDDVENALEPLRRQDATVLLIDASIKGMDGCACLRAIRKAARTLVVAAVMVTPDSNLTSVLGAIAAGCNGYVIRPYSLETLERHLRLAWDTLNADDIESQQLASAGELVEQGRFDEAIEEFAEIVEEENQAVTYFNKGMDYLRRQKFGKAILAFNKAVALNTMYAEAYAGMAQAYKGKGDAGSYRACLDKSAAILAMQDRLDELKELFVEILSANPEAVNPYNTMGIDLRKRGDYAGALHAYTQALHLTPNDENLHYNIAKACIFAKDYAAAVGHLEQAVALRDGFEEAGQLLARLRAKQYDQLAVARENGPSAADDGRLARDR, translated from the coding sequence ATGGACTGCCGGGAACTCTCCGTCGCCATCCTGACCAACAACGTCCACCATGCCGCCCGCGACAGGCAGTGCTGCCTCAAGCTCCATTTCCACGACGTGCGGGTCTTCGACGACGTCGAGAACGCCCTGGAGCCGTTGCGCCGCCAGGACGCGACAGTGCTGCTCATCGACGCCTCCATCAAGGGCATGGACGGCTGCGCCTGCCTGCGGGCCATCCGCAAGGCGGCGCGGACGCTGGTCGTTGCGGCGGTCATGGTCACCCCGGACAGCAACCTCACCAGCGTGCTCGGGGCCATCGCCGCCGGCTGCAACGGCTACGTCATCCGGCCCTATTCCCTGGAAACCCTCGAACGCCACCTGCGCCTGGCCTGGGACACCTTGAACGCCGACGACATCGAATCGCAGCAACTCGCCTCGGCCGGCGAACTGGTGGAGCAAGGCCGCTTCGACGAGGCCATCGAGGAATTCGCCGAGATCGTGGAAGAGGAAAACCAGGCCGTCACCTATTTCAACAAGGGCATGGACTACCTGCGCCGCCAGAAATTCGGCAAGGCCATCCTGGCCTTCAACAAGGCCGTGGCGCTCAACACCATGTATGCCGAGGCCTACGCGGGCATGGCCCAGGCCTACAAGGGCAAGGGCGACGCAGGCAGTTACCGGGCCTGCCTGGACAAGTCGGCGGCGATCCTGGCCATGCAGGACCGGCTCGATGAACTGAAGGAGCTGTTCGTCGAGATCCTCTCGGCCAACCCCGAGGCCGTCAACCCCTACAACACCATGGGCATCGACCTGCGCAAGCGGGGCGACTACGCCGGCGCCCTGCACGCCTACACCCAGGCCCTGCACCTGACGCCAAACGACGAGAACCTGCACTACAACATCGCCAAGGCCTGCATCTTCGCCAAGGACTACGCGGCGGCCGTGGGCCATCTGGAACAGGCCGTGGCCCTTCGTGACGGCTTCGAGGAAGCCGGGCAACTGCTCGCCCGGCTGCGCGCCAAACAATACGACCAGCTGGCCGTGGCCAGGGAAAACGGCCCGTCCGCCGCCGACGACGGACGCCTGGCCAGGGACCGGTAA
- a CDS encoding glycosyltransferase family 39 protein, with protein MKRSLGDTPKRNGLLGTLLALGAAYFLWRTWGRWGDIQVDFGRELYIAWQISSGKVLYRDLAYFNGPLSPYLNGLAMRVAAPSLTTILVQNCLVLLATSIFLVRFTKRITSTHCALLALYFFLAASAFNAVSGIGNYNSLTPYSHELTHGLLLLFAGVFMVGRFAGRPTPGTGFVCGLIMGLGFLTKPEMAVAIASATGCGLALSLAKAAPRPRNVKTITQGVVAGLAIPPLAALSALCLAMPPGEALGHLAAMWRMATSANIAHLLFYQNITGLSNPGHNLALAGLSLLLHLALFGYITCLGLAFSRTGAGWLRDALPVALLLATYQLLSPQQQFELTFLLPRSWPVLLVAASLYGTIKALGKTTPWGPIPIAKASLVVGATALSLKIFLNPDLYHYGALLLVPAGLVFTTTLVDTYPKLFPNVLLRRRLTLCAATFCLLFPLPLLRITDNNLMAKDITIQSPHGAITTDKRGLLMGQALDFLRREATPRDTVAVLPEGAMLNFLGGYANPTPYTTLMPPEWLFFGGDAIEAAFRDHPPDWIVLIHKSTAEYGYDFFGKGYGQGLWRFIRDQYGEQALFGSPPLRDDRYGILVLRRRRPAGAPPADGVPGERPSTPLSGNRPPQEAFSTSTRAS; from the coding sequence TTGAAGAGAAGTCTCGGCGACACACCAAAGCGCAACGGACTCCTCGGCACCTTGCTGGCGCTTGGCGCCGCGTATTTCCTGTGGCGCACCTGGGGTCGCTGGGGGGACATTCAAGTCGACTTCGGCCGCGAGCTCTACATCGCCTGGCAAATCAGCAGCGGAAAAGTCCTCTACCGCGACCTGGCCTATTTCAACGGCCCCCTTTCGCCTTATCTCAATGGCCTGGCCATGCGCGTCGCCGCACCGTCGCTGACCACCATCCTCGTTCAAAACTGCCTCGTCCTGCTTGCCACAAGCATCTTCCTCGTCCGATTCACCAAGCGGATCACATCGACACATTGCGCCCTGCTCGCGCTCTATTTCTTCCTCGCCGCATCCGCTTTCAACGCCGTCTCCGGCATCGGAAACTACAACAGCCTGACGCCCTACTCGCATGAACTGACGCACGGCCTGCTGCTTCTTTTCGCGGGGGTGTTCATGGTCGGCCGTTTTGCCGGGCGCCCGACGCCGGGGACGGGGTTTGTCTGCGGCCTGATCATGGGGCTGGGTTTTCTGACCAAACCCGAAATGGCCGTGGCCATCGCGTCCGCAACCGGCTGCGGCCTGGCCCTGAGCCTGGCCAAGGCCGCGCCGCGGCCGCGCAATGTCAAAACCATCACCCAAGGCGTTGTCGCGGGCCTGGCAATCCCGCCCCTGGCCGCCCTGTCGGCGCTGTGCCTGGCCATGCCGCCGGGCGAGGCCCTCGGCCACCTCGCCGCCATGTGGCGGATGGCGACATCGGCCAACATCGCCCATCTGCTCTTCTACCAAAACATCACCGGACTTTCGAACCCCGGCCACAACCTCGCCCTGGCCGGCCTATCCCTGCTGCTGCACCTGGCCCTGTTCGGCTACATCACCTGTCTTGGCCTGGCCTTCTCCCGAACAGGGGCCGGCTGGTTGCGCGACGCCCTGCCCGTGGCGCTCCTGCTTGCGACGTACCAGCTGCTCTCCCCGCAACAGCAGTTCGAGCTGACCTTCCTCCTGCCCCGGAGCTGGCCCGTACTCCTCGTGGCCGCATCGCTTTATGGAACGATCAAGGCCCTGGGAAAAACAACGCCCTGGGGCCCGATCCCGATCGCCAAGGCGTCCCTGGTCGTGGGGGCCACCGCCTTGTCGCTCAAAATCTTCCTCAATCCCGACCTCTATCACTACGGCGCCCTGCTGCTCGTTCCGGCCGGCCTGGTTTTCACGACCACCCTGGTCGATACGTATCCAAAACTTTTCCCAAACGTCTTGTTGCGGCGGCGCCTAACCCTTTGCGCCGCGACGTTTTGCCTCCTCTTCCCCCTACCCTTGTTGCGCATCACGGACAACAACCTGATGGCCAAGGACATCACCATCCAATCGCCCCACGGTGCCATCACGACGGACAAGCGCGGCCTGCTCATGGGGCAAGCCCTGGATTTCCTGCGTCGCGAAGCCACACCCCGGGACACCGTGGCCGTTCTCCCCGAGGGGGCGATGCTCAATTTCCTGGGCGGCTACGCCAACCCCACCCCGTATACGACGCTGATGCCGCCCGAATGGCTCTTCTTTGGCGGGGACGCCATCGAGGCGGCATTCCGCGACCATCCTCCGGATTGGATCGTCCTGATCCACAAATCCACCGCCGAATACGGCTACGATTTTTTTGGGAAAGGCTATGGCCAGGGACTCTGGCGCTTCATCCGGGACCAGTACGGCGAGCAAGCGCTTTTCGGTTCACCGCCCCTACGGGACGACCGCTACGGCATCCTGGTCCTGCGACGCCGGCGCCCGGCAGGGGCGCCCCCGGCGGACGGCGTCCCCGGGGAGCGGCCGTCCACCCCCCTGTCCGGCAACCGGCCGCCTCAGGAGGCCTTTTCCACGTCCACCCGGGCCTCGTAA